The genomic DNA TAGAGAGAATCAATTAACTTTATAAGAACATATTATGGAATCGTTCAAGATTAACATACTGGAAAGAAGTATATCTTTTAGGGACACCCTTTACATATTATTGCTgctaatgaaagaaaaaacgaCCTTAAGATGATCATCTGAGCATTTCATCTTCTCATACAATTCGGAGGTgcaatttatataattatattgtaTAGCAGGTGCATTTAAGCATCCCccaccttttatttattttttttcctgatcaGTACGAAGGTAAAGGCTAAAGGTGGGGAAGGGGGGGAGCATTTAGGCACCCttgattaaatatataaaaaaaggaaaacggCAATCTAAGACAAAACACACTAATACCCACGTTAGCTTTCTTTCTTCCCCTATATATAGTTAAGAGAAGAGACAAGCCAGTGGTATCCTTTGCCAGTGGCAAATCCTTATCACTAAAGccataataaagaaagaaaaaagaaaaggaaacaccATGCATGTGCATGTGCATGTCATATTCTTTCTGCTTCTTACACTGCCTTCACAGCTCGGAACCTGGGTTCCTTGGGGAGGAACTTCTGCTCAGCATAAATAGACATGTAATCACCAAACACAAACTTAGGGTAAGCTTGATCCTCCTCTGGCTTAAAATTCTCCACCAGCTGAGGTGCCGGGGATATGGTGGCCTTCATTGAGGGGTTGTAGAATGAAGCAATTGATCTCCTGTTCCCATCAGGAGTGGCCAAAACCTGGTGCCAAACGCTCTTGTATCGGCCATTGCTTAAGACCTCAATCTGATCGCCAGTGTTGATGACAATGGCGTTTGGCAACGGCTGGACATCGATCCACTGGCCGTCTTTCAGGATTTGAAGGCCACCAACACTGTCGTCTTGGTAGAGTAAGATGACACCGCCAGCATCTGTGTGAGCTCGGAGACCATTCACGAGCTCTGGATGTGGACAAGGGGGGTAGTGGCTCACTTTAGTACCAAAAAAGGCACTGTCTTTTGATTCTCCACCATCAAATGCCTTCTTGATGTATCCCTTTGGTAAA from Corylus avellana chromosome ca6, CavTom2PMs-1.0 includes the following:
- the LOC132185680 gene encoding 1-aminocyclopropane-1-carboxylate oxidase 5 yields the protein MAIPVIDFSKLNGEERARTMAQITNGCEEWGFFQLVNHGISEELLERVKKVCSEYYRLEREENFQRSTPEKLLNELVEKKKGDKLENVDWEDVITLLDDNEWPSQTPGFKETMAEYRAELKKLAVKVMEVMDENLGLPKGYIKKAFDGGESKDSAFFGTKVSHYPPCPHPELVNGLRAHTDAGGVILLYQDDSVGGLQILKDGQWIDVQPLPNAIVINTGDQIEVLSNGRYKSVWHQVLATPDGNRRSIASFYNPSMKATISPAPQLVENFKPEEDQAYPKFVFGDYMSIYAEQKFLPKEPRFRAVKAV